The Formosa sp. Hel1_33_131 genome window below encodes:
- a CDS encoding uroporphyrinogen-III synthase: MKVKTILVSQPEPKVENSPYFDLQDRQKVKIDFRPFIHVEGVTAKEVRLQKVDFSSYTAIIMTSRNAIDHFFRVAEEMRFKVPDSMKYFCQSEAVAFYLQKYVVYRKRKIYVGTRNFQDLSPLIKKYKEEKFLLPSSDKLKPIVPIMLNELGVKWKQAVFYNTVISDLSDLADVYYDILVFFSPSGIDSLFHNFPNFKQNDTRIAVFGNTTVKAVENKGLRVDISAPTTEMPSMTMALNKYIQNVNKK, translated from the coding sequence ATGAAAGTAAAAACAATTTTGGTGTCTCAACCCGAACCAAAAGTAGAAAACTCTCCTTACTTCGATTTGCAAGACAGGCAAAAAGTAAAAATTGATTTCCGTCCCTTTATTCATGTGGAAGGGGTCACAGCTAAAGAAGTGCGATTACAAAAAGTTGATTTTTCAAGTTATACTGCAATCATTATGACGAGCAGAAATGCTATAGATCATTTCTTTAGAGTTGCTGAAGAAATGCGTTTTAAAGTGCCAGATAGCATGAAATATTTCTGCCAATCGGAAGCAGTTGCTTTTTATTTACAAAAATATGTAGTGTATCGTAAGCGTAAAATTTATGTTGGTACACGTAATTTTCAGGACCTTTCTCCACTCATCAAAAAATACAAAGAAGAGAAATTTTTATTACCCTCTTCTGATAAACTAAAACCGATCGTTCCAATAATGCTGAACGAACTTGGAGTGAAGTGGAAACAAGCCGTGTTTTATAATACCGTCATCAGTGATTTATCTGATTTAGCAGATGTGTATTATGACATCTTGGTGTTTTTCAGTCCTTCTGGAATTGATTCTTTATTTCACAACTTTCCAAACTTCAAACAAAATGATACGCGAATCGCTGTGTTTGGCAATACGACCGTAAAAGCGGTTGAAAATAAAGGCCTTCGTGTGGATATTTCTGCACCAACTACCGAAATGCCTTCAATGACAATGGCCTTGAATAAATACATTCAAAACGTTAATAAAAAATAA
- a CDS encoding dihydroorotase, whose product MHKKSILIKNARIVNEGEIFEGDVLIEDQYIKEISSSISVKNSNITVIDAENNYLIPGVIDDQVHFREPGLTHKATIETESRAAIAGGITSFIEMPNTNPQATTIEKLEDKFQIAANTSSANYSFMFGGTNDNLDEILKVDPLKVAGLKLFLGSSTGNMLVDNSEVLEKIFKSTDLLISVHCEDEDTIKKNTALYLERYGEDIPINCHPEIRSAEACYISSSKAIALAKKTGARLHVFHLSTAKETALFSNKKPLKDKKITAEVCVHHLWFSDEDYDKKGTFIKWNPAVKSANDRDALWKALLNDKIDVIASDHAPHTLEEKSNTYTKAPSGGPLVQHALVAMMEAHHNGRISIEKMVEKMCHNPAILFQIEKRGYIKEGYFADLVLVNPNNPWTVTKDNCLYKCGWSPFEGSTFKSRVTHTILNGTVVYENANFTNHNAAMRLTFNR is encoded by the coding sequence ATGCACAAAAAATCTATACTCATAAAAAATGCGCGTATTGTCAACGAAGGTGAGATCTTCGAGGGCGATGTGTTAATTGAGGATCAATATATCAAAGAAATTTCAAGCTCCATCAGTGTTAAAAACTCCAATATCACGGTTATTGATGCAGAAAATAATTATCTTATTCCAGGGGTTATTGACGATCAAGTACACTTTAGAGAGCCCGGTTTGACACACAAAGCCACGATTGAAACAGAATCCAGAGCAGCAATTGCAGGCGGGATCACCTCTTTTATTGAGATGCCAAACACCAATCCGCAAGCCACTACCATTGAGAAATTAGAAGACAAGTTTCAGATTGCTGCAAATACATCGTCTGCAAACTACTCATTTATGTTTGGTGGCACGAATGATAACTTGGACGAAATATTAAAAGTAGATCCGCTTAAAGTCGCAGGGCTTAAATTGTTCTTAGGATCCTCAACAGGGAATATGCTTGTTGACAATTCAGAAGTTTTAGAAAAAATATTTAAAAGCACCGACTTATTGATATCCGTTCATTGTGAGGACGAAGACACCATCAAAAAAAATACGGCTCTTTATTTGGAGCGCTATGGCGAAGACATTCCTATCAACTGTCATCCAGAAATTAGAAGTGCAGAAGCCTGTTATATTTCATCGTCAAAAGCGATTGCCTTGGCAAAAAAAACAGGGGCTCGCTTGCACGTGTTTCATCTTTCAACAGCAAAAGAAACGGCTTTGTTTTCAAACAAAAAACCACTAAAAGATAAAAAAATCACCGCTGAGGTTTGTGTACATCACCTGTGGTTTTCAGATGAAGATTATGACAAAAAAGGCACTTTTATCAAATGGAATCCTGCCGTAAAATCAGCCAACGATAGAGATGCATTGTGGAAAGCCCTTTTGAACGATAAAATTGATGTGATTGCATCCGATCATGCACCGCATACCCTTGAAGAAAAATCAAACACCTATACCAAAGCACCTTCTGGCGGGCCGCTTGTACAACATGCGCTAGTAGCCATGATGGAAGCCCATCACAACGGACGGATCTCGATTGAAAAAATGGTGGAGAAAATGTGCCATAATCCTGCAATATTATTTCAAATTGAAAAAAGAGGCTATATTAAAGAAGGGTATTTTGCCGATTTAGTACTTGTGAACCCAAACAATCCTTGGACAGTAACTAAAGATAATTGTCTATACAAATGTGGGTGGTCGCCTTTTGAAGGTTCAACCTTTAAGTCTCGTGTCACACACACCATCCTCAACGGGACGGTTGTGTATGAAAATGCAAATTTTACAAACCATAATGCAGCCATGCGTTTAACATTTAACAGATGA
- a CDS encoding DUF4271 domain-containing protein: protein MLREVLFNDLYTTIIVFSLAIIVSAKLLNFNRFTDFLRLFGNSNYLRIYFKDHKFLDPFDIVLFINFCINGSLIGILTYRHFVQNLEIDALLFLKLAGILGAGALLKILLELGIGYLFNIPKLFHSYVFQQISFLNFLGVVLLPLNSLLIFGVPNNHTLLVLILVISGLILLIGLIKSIKTHQKLLINNLFYFILYLCTLEIGPYILLCKLFS from the coding sequence ATGCTTAGAGAGGTTCTATTTAACGATTTATATACTACAATTATTGTATTTAGTCTTGCTATTATTGTAAGTGCTAAGCTTTTAAATTTCAATCGATTTACAGACTTTTTAAGACTCTTTGGGAACTCCAATTATTTGAGAATCTATTTCAAGGATCATAAGTTTTTGGATCCTTTTGACATCGTATTGTTTATAAATTTCTGCATCAACGGTTCGCTTATCGGGATACTTACCTACAGGCATTTCGTACAGAATCTAGAAATAGACGCCCTACTGTTTCTAAAACTCGCAGGCATACTAGGAGCTGGAGCACTGCTCAAGATTTTGTTAGAATTAGGAATTGGTTATTTATTTAACATTCCAAAATTGTTTCATAGTTATGTATTTCAACAAATTAGTTTTTTAAACTTTTTGGGGGTTGTGTTACTTCCTCTCAATTCCTTATTAATATTTGGAGTCCCAAACAACCACACATTGTTAGTCCTGATATTGGTGATTTCTGGGTTAATTCTATTGATAGGATTGATAAAATCGATTAAAACGCATCAAAAACTACTTATCAATAATTTATTTTATTTTATTTTGTATCTTTGCACTCTCGAAATTGGGCCATACATACTATTGTGTAAGCTATTTTCGTAA
- a CDS encoding NAD-dependent epimerase/dehydratase family protein, which produces MILVTGGTGLVGSHLLFELTKSQQKICALYRSQKTIEKVKHIFSYYTDSVDAQFDRIEWVQSDLNDLPKLAEAFKGVTHVYHCAALISFDPNDYYKLRETNISGTANIVNLSVINGIQKLCYVSSVATMGYDPVKITEETTWNPEDHQSVYAITKYEAEMEVWRGIQEGVPSVIVNPGVILGPGFFRSGSGGLFKRVYKGLRYVTEGVSGYVGVTDVIKGMVSLMNSDRKNERYIMVAENLSFLDFTTLISNAFKLAPPKKIARKWMLSFAWRLDWLKHKLRGKKRLLTKNLSKTLRSKSYYSSNKFLESETEFKFNPISSVVSEVCQIFSKDVSV; this is translated from the coding sequence ATGATATTAGTCACGGGAGGTACAGGATTGGTCGGAAGTCATTTGTTGTTTGAACTTACAAAGTCTCAACAAAAGATTTGCGCCCTCTATCGTAGCCAAAAAACTATTGAAAAGGTGAAGCACATCTTCTCTTATTACACAGATTCTGTTGATGCTCAGTTTGATAGAATTGAGTGGGTCCAGTCTGATTTAAATGACCTTCCAAAACTTGCTGAAGCTTTTAAAGGCGTAACGCATGTGTACCATTGTGCCGCCTTAATTTCATTTGACCCAAACGATTATTATAAATTACGAGAAACAAATATTTCAGGAACCGCAAACATTGTAAATCTGAGTGTTATTAACGGCATTCAGAAATTGTGCTATGTGAGTTCTGTCGCCACGATGGGGTATGATCCTGTGAAAATAACGGAAGAAACGACATGGAATCCAGAAGACCATCAAAGTGTGTATGCGATTACAAAGTATGAAGCTGAAATGGAAGTTTGGCGTGGTATTCAAGAAGGTGTTCCAAGTGTGATTGTGAACCCTGGCGTGATTTTAGGCCCTGGGTTTTTTCGTTCTGGAAGTGGTGGTTTGTTTAAGCGTGTTTACAAGGGACTTCGCTATGTCACAGAAGGCGTTTCTGGCTATGTGGGTGTCACTGATGTTATAAAAGGAATGGTTTCTTTAATGAATAGCGACCGCAAAAATGAACGTTATATTATGGTTGCAGAGAACCTTTCTTTTTTAGATTTCACAACATTAATTTCAAACGCTTTCAAACTAGCGCCTCCCAAAAAGATAGCGCGTAAATGGATGCTCTCTTTCGCATGGCGACTGGATTGGTTGAAACATAAATTAAGAGGTAAAAAAAGACTCCTTACTAAAAATCTGAGTAAAACTTTAAGGAGTAAAAGCTATTACAGTTCAAATAAATTTTTAGAGTCTGAAACCGAGTTTAAATTTAATCCTATTTCTTCGGTCGTTTCTGAAGTGTGTCAAATTTTTTCGAAGGACGTTTCAGTTTAG
- a CDS encoding LuxE/PaaK family acyltransferase: protein MNINNSIFNIQSEADFKAIALDVFKFQFEHNSVYRSFCDLLYIHPSEVNSVEQIPFLPIEFFKTHTIVSTNKAAEATFTSSGTTGSVLSKHHVSDLEVYKQSFRSGFKSFYGNIENYTVLALLPSYLEREGSSLVYMANDMIEQSKQPESGFYLHDLEALKNTLIALEAKGQKTLLMGVSYALLDLIEAHSFKLKHTIIMETGGMKGQRKELVKSELHEILKQGFGVDSIHSEYGMTELLSQAYSKGNGVFDTPPWMKILTRDPEDALTIQPIGKSGGVNIVDLANINSCAFIATQDLGKMKPDGSFEILGRFDQSDIRGCNLMVL, encoded by the coding sequence ATGAACATCAACAATTCAATTTTCAACATCCAATCCGAAGCCGATTTTAAAGCCATCGCTTTAGACGTGTTCAAATTTCAATTTGAACATAATTCGGTCTATCGCTCGTTTTGTGATTTACTTTATATACACCCAAGTGAAGTCAACTCTGTAGAACAGATTCCCTTTTTACCGATTGAATTTTTCAAAACCCATACCATTGTATCCACTAACAAAGCAGCGGAAGCCACGTTTACAAGCAGTGGCACCACAGGGAGTGTGTTGAGCAAACACCATGTGAGTGATTTGGAGGTTTACAAACAAAGTTTTAGAAGTGGGTTCAAATCGTTTTATGGAAACATTGAAAACTACACTGTATTAGCACTGTTACCTTCTTATTTGGAGCGCGAAGGCTCGTCTTTGGTCTATATGGCTAATGACATGATTGAACAGTCCAAACAGCCTGAAAGTGGATTTTATCTGCACGATTTAGAAGCCCTGAAAAATACCTTAATTGCCCTAGAAGCTAAAGGTCAAAAAACCTTGCTCATGGGGGTTTCTTATGCGTTATTAGATTTGATTGAAGCGCATTCATTCAAATTAAAACACACCATCATCATGGAAACGGGTGGTATGAAAGGCCAACGAAAAGAACTTGTGAAATCGGAATTACATGAAATTTTGAAACAAGGATTTGGCGTGGACAGCATTCATAGCGAATACGGAATGACGGAGTTGTTGTCGCAAGCCTACTCTAAAGGAAATGGTGTTTTTGACACACCACCATGGATGAAAATTCTGACAAGAGATCCAGAAGATGCACTGACCATTCAACCAATTGGAAAATCAGGTGGGGTGAATATTGTTGACTTGGCTAACATCAATTCCTGTGCGTTTATTGCCACTCAAGATTTAGGTAAAATGAAGCCCGATGGCAGTTTTGAAATTTTAGGTCGCTTTGATCAGTCCGACATTAGAGGCTGTAATTTGATGGTGCTTTAA
- a CDS encoding polyprenol monophosphomannose synthase: MQDAIVIIPTYNEIENIEGILAAVFSQYKEVHVLVVDDNSPDQTAQKVEALQGTYADRLFLLKRSGKQGLGTAYIEGFKWCLSRSYEFIFEMDADFSHNPQDLQRLYDACKLQNADVAVGSRYIKGVNVVNWPLARVLLSYGASLYVRIITGMKVLDPTAGFVCYKRKVLETIDLEAIKFIGYAFQIEMKYTAYKKNFSIKEIPIIFTDRRYGVSKLNKGIIKEAILGVIKMRLKTILGTS, translated from the coding sequence ATGCAAGACGCCATTGTCATCATACCTACCTATAACGAAATTGAAAATATTGAGGGCATCCTAGCGGCTGTGTTTTCTCAATATAAAGAGGTTCATGTGTTGGTTGTAGATGATAATTCACCAGATCAAACGGCTCAAAAAGTAGAAGCGCTTCAAGGTACTTATGCTGACCGTCTTTTTTTACTAAAACGAAGTGGAAAACAGGGATTAGGCACTGCCTATATTGAAGGATTTAAATGGTGTTTGAGTCGTTCCTATGAATTTATTTTTGAGATGGATGCCGATTTTTCTCACAACCCTCAGGATCTTCAACGACTTTATGACGCCTGTAAGTTACAGAATGCAGATGTGGCTGTAGGGTCGCGTTACATCAAAGGGGTGAATGTTGTCAATTGGCCTTTAGCAAGAGTCTTACTTTCCTATGGTGCCTCACTCTATGTTCGCATTATTACAGGGATGAAAGTCCTCGATCCCACTGCAGGTTTTGTGTGTTACAAACGAAAGGTTCTTGAGACCATCGATTTGGAGGCTATAAAATTTATTGGTTACGCATTTCAAATTGAAATGAAATATACTGCGTACAAAAAAAACTTTAGTATCAAAGAAATCCCAATTATCTTTACCGACCGACGCTATGGAGTTTCTAAGCTGAACAAAGGCATCATAAAAGAAGCTATTCTAGGAGTCATCAAAATGCGATTAAAAACAATTTTAGGAACATCATAA
- a CDS encoding adenine phosphoribosyltransferase, which produces MKDHTQDLKSYITDVPDFPKKGIIFKDITSLLESPEGVSLCLESLLSELKNKQIDKVVAIEARGFFFGMLLAQSLNVPFVPVRKPGKLPRKVITQSFDLEYGSDVLELHEDAIQSGDKILIHDDVFATGGTAEAVCKMVESLGGQIVQCNFIMKLDFLEGSKKIGAYPVFAAMRY; this is translated from the coding sequence ATGAAAGACCACACACAAGATTTAAAATCATACATCACGGATGTTCCCGATTTTCCGAAAAAGGGAATTATATTTAAAGACATCACTTCGTTACTCGAAAGTCCAGAAGGCGTAAGTCTCTGCCTAGAGTCGCTTCTGTCGGAGCTAAAAAATAAACAAATAGACAAAGTTGTGGCTATTGAAGCACGCGGTTTTTTCTTTGGAATGCTGTTAGCTCAGTCCCTAAACGTGCCGTTTGTGCCCGTTCGAAAACCAGGGAAATTGCCTCGTAAAGTGATTACTCAATCTTTTGATTTAGAATATGGGTCGGATGTATTGGAACTGCATGAGGATGCGATACAATCGGGAGATAAAATTTTAATTCATGATGACGTCTTCGCCACTGGAGGCACTGCTGAAGCGGTGTGTAAAATGGTAGAATCTTTAGGCGGTCAGATTGTTCAATGTAATTTTATCATGAAACTTGATTTTCTTGAAGGCTCTAAAAAAATAGGAGCTTACCCTGTCTTTGCTGCGATGCGTTATTAA
- a CDS encoding calcium/sodium antiporter, protein MDVVWMLFGFGLLVIGGEFLVRASVALSFKLNISKMVIGLTVVSFATSLPELLVSLNAALNESPSIAINNVIGSNIANIGLVLGITALIGTIYVDKTFYKINWPALMVFSFAFYYFLSNDLKLDAVEGAVLFLSLLLFIAYSLKRSEGIEADDSMDALTMISNFKIVIWLIIGGVALYFGAKWLVDGAVVIAQKIGVSEAVISVSVIAVGTSIPELAASVIAVLRKEKAISLGNLIGSNIFNIGSVLGLTAMIKPIVVEDAEILSRDIIWMLVFAGLLFPLALIFKGHEIKKIEGFLLVFLYGVFIYAVFS, encoded by the coding sequence ATGGATGTTGTTTGGATGCTGTTTGGATTTGGTCTTCTGGTTATAGGGGGTGAATTTTTGGTACGTGCATCTGTTGCCTTGTCGTTTAAGCTCAATATTTCTAAAATGGTGATTGGACTCACCGTCGTATCTTTCGCCACCTCGCTTCCAGAACTTCTAGTCAGTTTAAACGCCGCCTTAAATGAGTCCCCATCTATTGCGATTAATAATGTTATTGGTTCCAATATTGCCAATATTGGATTGGTTCTTGGAATTACCGCTTTGATAGGAACGATTTATGTGGATAAAACATTTTATAAAATCAACTGGCCTGCACTGATGGTTTTTTCGTTTGCTTTTTATTATTTCTTAAGTAACGACCTAAAATTAGACGCCGTTGAAGGCGCAGTTTTGTTTCTTAGTTTACTTCTTTTTATTGCCTATTCGCTTAAAAGATCAGAAGGAATTGAAGCCGATGATTCTATGGATGCCTTGACGATGATCTCTAATTTCAAAATCGTAATATGGTTAATTATTGGTGGTGTTGCCTTGTATTTTGGCGCCAAATGGTTGGTTGACGGTGCTGTTGTGATCGCTCAAAAAATAGGAGTGAGTGAGGCGGTAATTTCGGTCTCCGTCATTGCGGTCGGCACGAGTATTCCTGAACTTGCAGCTTCTGTGATTGCCGTGCTTCGAAAAGAAAAAGCAATTTCTTTAGGGAATTTAATAGGCTCTAATATTTTTAATATTGGTTCTGTTCTTGGACTGACAGCGATGATCAAACCGATAGTAGTTGAAGATGCTGAAATTCTTTCAAGAGATATTATTTGGATGCTCGTATTTGCCGGGCTTTTATTCCCATTAGCATTGATTTTTAAAGGGCATGAAATTAAAAAAATAGAAGGGTTTTTACTGGTCTTTCTGTATGGTGTTTTTATTTATGCCGTATTTTCTTAA
- a CDS encoding DUF4296 domain-containing protein — MKTVLLAISILFFMSCENLDMKKPSNLISEDQMVEILYDVVLINSAKGVNKQLLQKNINNPQAYVYEKHNIDSLQFAESNAYYTFKSDTYKSIYEKLELKLTTQKTEYEALLEEKKRIKDSIRERKKTKIDPLNSERQMKFESKLKRPSKKFDTLQKRPKK, encoded by the coding sequence ATGAAAACAGTCCTTTTAGCAATCAGTATTTTGTTTTTTATGTCCTGTGAAAACTTAGATATGAAAAAACCGTCTAATTTGATTTCGGAAGATCAAATGGTTGAAATACTATATGATGTAGTGCTTATCAATTCTGCAAAAGGAGTGAATAAACAATTACTACAAAAGAACATCAATAACCCTCAAGCCTATGTTTATGAAAAACATAATATTGACAGTCTTCAGTTTGCAGAAAGCAACGCTTATTACACCTTTAAAAGTGATACTTATAAATCTATATATGAGAAGTTAGAGTTGAAACTAACAACTCAAAAAACGGAATACGAAGCGCTGCTTGAAGAGAAAAAACGTATTAAGGATTCCATTAGAGAGCGTAAGAAAACTAAAATTGACCCCTTGAATAGTGAGCGTCAAATGAAATTTGAATCTAAACTGAAACGTCCTTCGAAAAAATTTGACACACTTCAGAAACGACCGAAGAAATAG
- a CDS encoding T9SS type A sorting domain-containing protein has translation MNQFYTLILSLIMTTLSFGQVINEVDTDTPGTDTAEFIEIKHTPNTALDGLVVVLYNGSNDSSYAAYDLDGKSTGANGLFILANTALATASDIDLGTSNKIQNGADAVAIYTGNASDFPNGTAVTNANLLSGVVYDTADADDTGLLAVIGGVQYNEKENASSVTQSVQRKPDGTYEVKNITFRQDNNATTCDLNLTSINTTCDAVTSGTDSYTAKVAFIGGGTSSYTVMSSAGSVDLTSGNPTSDATGTITITGISEGVDIVLSVQDGAICNLSSSISSPVCVPALPLPISENFTYIDGSLVGNSSWKTSGGTARDLLVNSGKAVVQHGTPSEDVVLPIIAVSGTIYFGFDFSVIFQMAPISGADNEYFALLKGSSFRAKVDIVPPSSTGDFSVGIATVANTANSVWATDLSFDTDYRIIVKYDQDLNIATLWIDAASEGDTSILGEDAADPGTSISSFGLRQSDSSTNEGVLIDNLKISETFAGVTLASTKFETNEFNLYPNPTKGSSVNITSNNPGAIQATVFNVLGKRVLNALVVNDRLNVSTLNKGMYVIKLTQNETSSTKKLIIQ, from the coding sequence ATGAACCAGTTCTACACCCTGATCTTATCACTTATAATGACGACCCTGTCTTTTGGACAAGTGATCAACGAGGTAGATACTGACACTCCTGGGACGGATACTGCTGAGTTTATTGAAATTAAACACACTCCTAACACAGCCCTTGACGGTCTTGTGGTGGTTTTATACAACGGAAGTAACGACTCCAGTTATGCCGCTTATGATTTGGATGGGAAATCTACGGGTGCTAACGGCTTATTTATTCTAGCAAACACTGCTCTTGCTACAGCTTCTGATATTGATTTAGGGACTTCAAATAAGATTCAAAACGGTGCCGATGCCGTCGCCATATATACAGGGAATGCCAGTGATTTCCCAAATGGAACCGCAGTAACTAATGCAAACTTATTGAGTGGTGTTGTATATGATACCGCTGACGCAGATGACACTGGTTTATTGGCTGTTATTGGAGGTGTTCAATACAACGAAAAAGAAAATGCTTCAAGCGTTACCCAATCTGTTCAAAGAAAACCGGATGGCACTTATGAAGTCAAGAATATCACATTCAGACAAGATAATAATGCTACTACTTGTGACTTAAATTTAACAAGCATCAATACCACTTGCGACGCTGTCACTTCAGGGACTGACTCCTATACCGCTAAGGTCGCTTTTATCGGAGGCGGAACGTCTTCCTATACGGTCATGTCGAGTGCTGGGTCTGTCGATTTGACAAGTGGGAACCCAACATCGGATGCAACTGGAACAATTACAATCACAGGCATCAGTGAAGGGGTGGACATTGTGTTAAGCGTTCAAGACGGAGCTATCTGTAATTTGAGTTCTAGTATCTCTTCACCCGTTTGTGTGCCCGCACTCCCCTTACCTATTTCAGAAAACTTTACGTATATTGATGGAAGCCTTGTTGGAAACAGTAGCTGGAAAACGAGCGGAGGTACCGCTAGAGACCTTTTGGTGAACTCTGGAAAAGCAGTCGTACAACACGGGACACCAAGTGAAGATGTTGTACTGCCAATTATAGCTGTTTCGGGTACAATTTATTTTGGATTTGATTTTTCTGTCATTTTTCAAATGGCACCAATATCGGGAGCAGACAATGAGTATTTTGCACTATTGAAAGGCTCTAGCTTCAGAGCTAAAGTGGATATTGTTCCTCCATCCAGCACAGGTGATTTCTCTGTTGGAATTGCAACAGTTGCCAATACAGCAAATTCCGTTTGGGCGACCGATCTTAGTTTTGATACAGACTATAGGATCATTGTAAAATATGACCAAGATCTTAATATTGCAACGCTATGGATTGATGCCGCTTCTGAAGGAGACACGTCTATACTGGGGGAAGATGCTGCAGATCCAGGTACATCAATAAGTTCCTTTGGACTTAGACAATCTGATTCCAGTACAAATGAGGGTGTTTTGATTGATAACTTAAAAATCTCTGAGACTTTTGCAGGAGTAACATTGGCATCAACTAAATTCGAGACAAATGAATTCAACCTATACCCAAACCCCACAAAAGGGAGTTCTGTAAACATAACTTCAAATAACCCTGGAGCCATTCAAGCAACAGTGTTTAATGTCCTTGGAAAGCGAGTCCTTAATGCTTTGGTCGTGAATGATCGCTTGAATGTATCAACGCTTAACAAAGGGATGTACGTTATAAAGCTAACTCAAAATGAAACAAGCAGTACCAAAAAATTGATTATTCAATAA
- a CDS encoding SsrA-binding protein: MNSKAVFKTLAKVNKWILPSLTKKRIDLSKATKLQMALFGWRLYVTKKALD, from the coding sequence ATGAATTCAAAAGCAGTTTTTAAAACCCTCGCAAAAGTCAATAAATGGATCCTTCCAAGTTTGACTAAAAAACGAATTGATCTTAGCAAAGCAACAAAATTACAAATGGCGTTATTTGGTTGGCGGCTGTATGTGACCAAAAAAGCGTTGGATTAA
- the tyrS gene encoding tyrosine--tRNA ligase has product MASNFIEVLGWRGMIHDVMPGAEEHLLEQMRSAYVGFDPTADSLHIGNLVPIMLLAHYQQCGHKPFALVGGATGMIGDPSGKSTERNFLDEKTLRHNQEAIKSQLAHFLDFDSGEKNAAVLVNNYDWMKDFSFLAFIRDVGKHITVNYMMAKDSVKNRISAESSDGMSFTEFTYQLVQGYDFLHLFKAHDCTIQMGGSDQWGNITTGTELIRRVGNGKGFAITCPLITKSDGSKFGKSEGGNVWLDAKRTSPYKFYQYWLNSSDDDAEKYIKIFTFLEEEEIKSLIEAHKEQPHLRQLQKRLAQEITTMVHSQADFENAEKASTILYSKSFKADIQTLDEATFLDVFEGVPTADVSKTLLESGLDMIAALSAETNFLASNGEARRALKENSISVNKEKVGEDYKISSSDLINDTYVIINRGKRSTFIIRVV; this is encoded by the coding sequence ATGGCCAGTAATTTTATTGAAGTCTTAGGTTGGAGAGGAATGATCCATGATGTTATGCCCGGAGCAGAAGAACATTTGTTAGAACAAATGAGAAGTGCTTATGTCGGTTTTGACCCCACTGCGGACTCTCTACACATAGGAAACCTTGTACCAATCATGCTGTTGGCGCACTACCAACAATGTGGACACAAGCCATTTGCCTTGGTTGGAGGAGCTACTGGAATGATTGGAGATCCTTCAGGGAAATCGACGGAACGAAATTTTCTAGACGAAAAAACACTGCGTCACAACCAAGAAGCCATAAAAAGTCAACTTGCTCATTTTTTAGATTTTGATAGCGGTGAAAAAAATGCCGCCGTCCTTGTCAATAATTACGACTGGATGAAAGACTTTTCATTTTTAGCTTTTATTAGAGATGTAGGAAAGCATATTACAGTCAACTACATGATGGCGAAAGATTCTGTGAAAAACAGAATTTCAGCAGAAAGTTCCGATGGGATGAGTTTTACAGAGTTCACCTATCAATTGGTACAAGGCTATGATTTCCTTCATTTATTTAAGGCACACGACTGTACCATTCAGATGGGCGGTAGCGACCAATGGGGAAATATTACCACAGGTACGGAACTCATCAGACGTGTAGGAAATGGAAAAGGATTTGCAATTACCTGTCCTTTGATCACAAAATCAGACGGTTCAAAATTTGGAAAAAGTGAAGGTGGAAATGTATGGTTAGATGCCAAACGAACTTCGCCTTATAAATTTTATCAATATTGGTTAAATTCCAGTGATGATGATGCCGAAAAATACATTAAAATATTTACGTTTTTAGAAGAAGAAGAGATTAAATCGCTCATTGAAGCACATAAAGAACAACCCCATTTAAGACAACTCCAAAAACGTTTGGCACAAGAAATCACTACGATGGTGCACAGTCAAGCTGATTTTGAAAATGCTGAAAAAGCCTCTACTATTTTATACAGTAAATCGTTTAAAGCAGACATTCAAACTTTGGATGAAGCCACTTTTTTAGATGTATTTGAAGGCGTTCCAACGGCGGATGTTTCAAAAACACTTTTAGAATCTGGTTTAGATATGATCGCTGCACTCTCCGCAGAAACAAATTTTTTAGCCTCCAATGGCGAAGCGCGTCGGGCATTAAAAGAAAATTCAATTTCGGTGAATAAAGAAAAAGTAGGAGAGGACTATAAGATTTCAAGTTCTGATTTGATTAACGATACCTATGTGATTATCAATCGTGGGAAACGCAGCACCTTTATCATTCGAGTGGTTTAA